The Chryseobacterium oranimense genome contains the following window.
AATACATTTGTATCGTAGAAAATCGGGGACGCTGAAAACCTTAAAGAGTAAGCAACTAAAAATACTTATAACTATGCCAACTTTAACACAAGAAGCAAAAACAACTTCATTAATGAGCATGCTTTTAAAGCAGGTTTACGACACATTAACCAACGGAGGAAATCCTGAATATCTGGGAACTGATGATTTTATAGCATTTGATCCGGTAGGGATTACATTATCGGAAGATACTTTCGATTATGCACTGAACGGATTGTTCGGTGATGCTCCTTCACCTAAACCAATGCTGGACGGAACAGGAAAACCTATTCTGGACGCCAACGGAAATCCTAAAATAGATATGGAAGCTTACCAAACTGCTCTTTCCAACAGTAAATTCAAAAAATATCTTCAGATGGAACAGTTTGCTGCAATGGTAGATTCAGTACCTTCTCATTTGCCGCCGCTTACTGAAGACGGAAAAGGAAGAGCCATTACCATTATGACCGATTCCGAAAAAAAGGTTTCCAAAGTATATGAGGATCTTTTGCAGTGGTCTGTAGTGGTAGACACAGATTTTGATCAGAAAGTAGAAAAGAAACTGGGATCTCTTAGAGACAAATTATTCAAAATAAAAAAGGTGAAAAATCCTGATTTTGATGAAAATGCTCCGGTAGATGACCTGAACAAGCCTGAGCTGATCCATACATTTGTAGCACCTACTTATGCAAAATATGTAGAGTACCAGATGAAGTATTATGATATCGTGGATGCCAATAACGAAATCAGAACTGCTGCGGACAATGGGGATACCGATGCAATGGCCAAAATATCCATTGACGGAAAAAATATGAAAAAGCGTGAAGACGCTGCTTTGAAGGCCTGGCAATCTTTAGGTTATAAAGAAGCTGTAGAAAGAATTCAGAATTATCTGAGCGAGATTGAGGAAAAGCATATGCTGGTAATCAAGAAAAGAATCCAGGCAGAGTTCAGAAACAGCCAGAGAACAAGAATTTTAGACTATACGAACTATTCTCCATGTATCCCGGTAGCAGCCAATGCATTGAGAGAGTCAAAAGGCTGGCCGGAAATTTCTATATCACAGGGAAAATCAAATTACGATTATTCCAAGACCATTCATAACTGGAGTGCTGCAGGAGGTTTCAGCATGGGATTATTTTCCATTGGAGCAAAAGGAGGAGGAAAAAATGAGAAAACCCAGATCAACTCCGATTATTCCAGCATGAATATCTCTTTCAAAATCGGAAAGGTAAAAGTAGAAAGAGGGTGGTTCAATCAGCAGTTTATAGAATCCAAATACTGGAAACTTCATGAGCAGTCTCCACAGACACTGAACGGCGATATGATCAGCGATGGAAACGGAAAAGGATTAATGCCATCCATCATCACAGAGCTGATTATTGCCAAAGACGTTTCCCTGGACTTCAAAGACAGCAGCTCTGCTTATACTGATGTTAAAAATTCCGTATCCGCAGGAGGTGCTGTAGGAATAGGACCTTTCGTCATCGGCGGAAACTACAGCTACGATAATCAGAATGTAAAATCCAGCTATGACTGGGATGGTAAAAAGCTGATCTCAAAAGGAATTTACATTATCGGTTACAAATGCCACATCGTACCGAAATCTCCAAACCCGAACCCTGAAATTAAAAAATGGGCAGACGGAAAATCATAGTCAGATAACTTATATCCTTCTCAATAGAATAACCGGTGGAAGTTTTTTCTGCCGGTTATTCACCTAAACTAAAAACGATAACCATGAAATATTTTGTAGCCGTCTACCAGAAGCTGAAGAACATTTATATGTCCCAAAGCTCAATGGAAAATGACCTTCCGATGATCTGCCCTTCCCTGCGCATCTACGACAATGAGGAACTGGAGCTTCTGAAGCCCCAGAGCTTACTGAATGATGAGCAGAAGAAAGCCCTTTCGATCATTAAAAAGCAAAATGTTGCGTATGAGCTGAATTCTGTTCCTATTTCGCCCAACTTCTGGGATTTGAATCCCAATAATTCTCTATTTGACATTTACAGGGATATTCTGGATAAAAATAGCCTGAAGGACCTTGAGGAAAATCTTGATAAAGTCCTTGAAATCAAAAGCACGATCCTTTTTGATGCCAAAAACAGCGATACCAAGGAATTCAAAGCTTATAAAAAATACAGAACACTGCACGAAGACGCCGTGAACAAAGTGACAGATCATCTGCTTCTGTTCGACAGCCTTGAAACTGATGAGAAAAAAAGCAACTGGAACGACCAGCTGATCACTTTAAATAATTTGAAAGAACTGGCTTTTTCCGAATGGAAGGTAAAAGGCAGTAAGGATAATATTGAAAAAGAGCTGACAAGGATCAACAAATCTTCTGATGCTGATCTGTATCTGGCTATTGCACAAAATGCAAAGCATACTTTTGAAGCCGCAGAAAAAACTGACGTGATCAGCAATTCTTCCATTCACGATATCAATTTTATTCCGTATGATTTCATGGAAAATGAATCAGGCTGGAACAGCATGCGTATTGAAAAATCCGAACTTGAAGGACTGCACTCCGAGGCAAAAAACAGCAATGAAAACATTCCATCAGAAATTCTATCCATAGATTATGACGAAAGCATGATCCAGGCCGTGGAAATGGAATATTCGTTTATTCATCTGAAAAGAAACTGGTTCAATAAAAATTTTATGCTGTCTGATTATTTTGAATGGAAAGAACCTAAAAAAATATCTGACGGGCAGACCATTTCCAACGATTTCAAACTTCCTGCTTTCCCGAAAACAATGATCCTGATTAAAAACCTGAAAGTAATCCTGGATCCTTCCATCAACAGCGCTAATGTGAGCAATACCGAACAGCTGATTTATTTTGGGCCTATGGTGATGAAACAGCAGGTTTTTATCAATAAAACCAATAACCAGAAGTTCCTGAAAGCCATTACCAATGTAAAAACAATCAAATCTGACCAGCTGAATTACTTAGCTAAGAAAACAGTTATTGCAGAGACCCAAAAAGCAAATGTTGTGAATAATTTTTCAGCCAGAACAGCACTTGAGCCTGAACCGGCAGAAAACATGAAGGCTACGGCCAATGCATCATTTGCAGGAAAAACGAATATGGGAAATATTCTGAATAATATTAAGAATTTAAGCCCTCTGAATCCAGTGCCACACGGAGCCAGCCCGGTACAGCCCACACCTCAGCCTACCAACCCTATTAAAACACCGTGGGGATCATGGGGGCCGAAGTTCCCAACTATTCCCACTCCTACTCCAACCCCTGTACCTACTCCGGTTCCCACACCAATTCCAGTCCCTGTTCCGCAGCCACCTACAGATGCTGTTGTACAGTTCCGGATTTCTGATAAGATCAATAATGAACCTGTCTATAAATGTGCTATTTCCATTAAAGGAACTAACAATAACAGGATTTTTGAGATTGAAAGCAATGAAGCAGGTATTGTCAGCCAACTGATCCCCATTGGCGAATACAGCATTGAGCTGAGAATTGATGATTATGCGGTCTTAAACCAGAATTTCAGTATCAACAGTGCTATGCCGCTTAATCTGGAATATAAACTCCAGAGAGAAGAAGTGAAATTCAAATCATTTTTCCTGATTGGAATGATCTGTGAGAGAATGCCGCAGATACCGGTTAATCAGTGATTTCAAGAATCAAGAATCAAGAATCAAGAATCAAGAATCAAGAGCCAACATGCCAGACTTTAGATATAAGACTTCAGACTTCAAATTGTGATGTTTAGCTAAAATCATTCACCATTCACCATTCATCATTTATAAAACTATCGTCATGAAACTTTTAAAATATTACACCAAAGCACCGGAAGTGCTTACATTATGCGAAATCCTTTACAAACTGGGATATGATCTCAAAATTACAGATTCGTTCACTCTGGAAGTGGATGCTGCCGTGAAAGATTTTCAACAAAAAAATTCTTTGGTCGTAGACGGAATCGTAGGGGTGAAAACCTGGGCCGTCCTTCTTGAAAAGGATGAAAGACCGGAAAGCCAGACCCAAAAATTCCTGCAGGAAGCAGATCTTATTCACTTCGCGGATGAATACAGCCTTGAATTGGCAGCAGTAAAAGCAGTTAATGAAATTGAAAGCAGCGGAAAGGGTTTTCTGATCAATAATAAACCTAAAATATTGTTCGAAGGTCATGTTTTCTGGAATGAGCTTAAAAAAAGAGGGATTGATCCCAATTCTTACTACAATTCAGAAAGCCGGAACGTTCTTTACCCTAAATGGACCAGAGCGTACTACGAGGGCGGAGTGAAAGAATACGACCGGCTCAATGAAGCCATCAGTCTGGACACTAATCCCGAATTCAAAGAGGCAGCACTGTCTTCTGCTTCATGGGGAAGTTTCCAGATCATGGGTTATCATGCTAAAAGCTTAGGATATACTGATGTAGATGAATTTGTTTCTAAAATGGAAATGAATGAAGCTGAACATTTGAAAGCATTTGGGAAATTCCTGGAGAAAAACGGCTGTCTGGTTCATCTGAGAAGTAAAAACTGGGCAGGTTTTGCCAAACTTTATAACGGAGCCGGCTACAAGGAAAATAAATATGATGAAAAGCTGGCGAAAGCTTATGCAAAATATTCATATAACTAAACAAGTTGTTTTTACAGTTTCCCACAGATAACATGGATTTGAAAAAATTCTGTGTAGTTTGTGGGATTTTTTATGCAGTTATAGACCACCCCGTCAAAAATTCTTTGAATTTTTGCCACCCCTCCAAAGGAGGGGAATTCTGGGCCGACAAATGCCCTTCCATGTTTAGATGGACTTCAAGTATGTCTATTTGTTTGATACTCATCATATCAATCTGCCGAAATCCGGTTTTTATCTCACAACATTTAAAAGTTACCAATTGATAATCAAACGGTTATATTTAGCAATTTTTAACATTAGTTTAACATTTTTGTTTATCTTTGCTTTTCGTCAAATACCCAAGAATGTCTTTATATCAAAAAATTGCAGAAAAACTACAATATATAAGTCCGAGTTTTTACAAAAAAAGATATTTTAAGAATTTAAACAATCTTACTAAGGATAATTTTTCGGCACGCAATGTAGAACCGGAACTGGTATGGATCAAGGAATACCTTCCCAAAAATGCTGTAATACTGGATATCGGAGCTAATGTGGGGACTTTTCTTTATCAGTTGGAGCACAAGCTGAACCATGAGCACATTTATGGTTTTGAACCTAATAAGAAGCTTTACCGCCGGCTGAAAAGACTTTTCCCGGGAATGAGGATACTTCCCCTGGCTCTATCTGACGAAAACACGACCGCTGAATTTAAAGTCCCGATCATTAACGGCAAACTGATTGCTTCCCGCGGAACTTTAAACACGTCTTATAAAGAAAAAGGCGAAGAGAGAAGCTATACGGAAAAAGTAAAAGTGATCAAGCTGGACGACTGGGCTGCTATAGAACATTTTGACAGGCTGGATTTTATCAAAATAGATGTGGAAGGCAATGAAATGAAAACTTTATCCGGAGCCCAGAAAATCATTAGAAGATTCCTTCCGACACTGATGGTCGAAATGGAGCAGAGACATCACGCAAGCCCTATCTGGAAAGACATTTCTGAGGTTAAAAGCTGGGGCTACGAAGCAAAATATCTTAACCGCGACAGTTTTAAGCTGGAACTCCTGACGGAAGAGATTTTAGTACACAACACCAACGATGAAAAAAACAAGACCAGCTATATAAACAATATTATTTTTACGCCAAAAAACCATTAAAAAAACAGTATGAGTGTAGTAGCGAGACAGGGTTTCAAGTATTCCATCATAGGTTATATTGGTTTTCTGCTGGGTACCATATCCGCCATTTTTATTTTTCCATACAATTTTGAATTTTATGGCAAGCTACGGTATATCCTTCCTACTGCCGAGATGCTGGTCCCTGCCGTAGTACTTGGGATCTCCTATTCCAATGTGAAATTTTTCCATAAAGTGGAAAAAGACGGCAAGAAGCAGAATATGCTGTCGCTGTCTTTGCTTACGGTCTTCATTAATTTCATCATTTTTATGGGGGTATTTTTTGTACTTCCTTATGTTTTTCCAAAATTCAGACATTCTGAGGCGTGGAAATTAAAGGAAATGATCCTTCCGCTGATCCTTATCCTTTCTTTCTGTGCTATTTTTAATAAATATACTTCCAACTACAAAAGGATTGTGGTTTCCAATATCTTTGACAATCTTTTCCCTAAAATAGCGAATCTGGGGGCTTTCTGCCTTTTTGCTTATTTTTTGCTTTCCCAGGAGATCGCGTTTGCTTTCTTTTTCGGGATGTTTGCTTTAATGCTTTTCGGATATATTTACTACACGAATAAACTTGAAAGGATAGAACTGGATTTCAATACAGATTATTTCAAAAAAGATGGTTTCTGGAAAGAGTTTTTCAATTACAGTTTTTTTGGATTTCTGGGAACCTTCGGGAATTATTTGGCCATTAACAGCTTTATGATCGGCGAGTTTATGGGAATGGAGGAAGTTGGAATTTACTCGGTTCTTTATGCTCTGATCTCACTGATTTCTATTCCGCAGCTGGGCCTGTTTAATATTTCCGCCCCTATCATTAATAAAACGCTGGCCGACGGTGATATGGAAGAACTGGACAGATTTCACAAGAAGACTTCTTTATCCTTATATTTTTTAGGAGCCGTACTATTTTCATGCATTATGGTCGGGTTTCCTTATCTGACACAGTTTATGCCTAAAAACGGAACCATGCTAAGGGAATATGAGCCTGTTGTATGGATCTGGGGATCTGCAGTTCTGATTGATCTGGCGACAGGATTTAACGGAAATATCATTTCGCTTTCCAAATATTACAGGTTTAATATCCTGATCATGCTTCTCCTCGCCGGACTTACTGTCTGCCTGAATTATTACTTCATTAAAAATACGGATCTTAAACTGATTGGAATTGCTTTATCTACAGCTATTTCACTCACCACTTATAATGTGATCAAGATTGCTTTCAATTACTTTGTCTTCAAAGTTTCTCCACTGACGATTGAAATGATTTTTGTTTCCATTATCTGTACTTTAGCCATAACAGTGGCCATCGTACTGCCTAATTTCAACAGTAATTTTATCAACCTGGTGTATAAACCTGCTGTGGTCCTGATACTGATCTATATCGGGAATCATTTCACAAAGGTATTTCCACTAGAGGATTACCTGAATGTAAAATTTATTAAAAGTATCTTTAAGTTTAAATAGAAATAACAGCGGACAGGGCATCTTCCAGTCTTTTGAGGACTGACTTCCTGCTGTAGTTTTTCTGGAAATCAAAACGGGTGTTTTTAAGCGCTTTAAACTGCTCAAAGATATCTTCTTTCTCAGGAATAATAAATTCTGACTTTGAAGGATAATCTTTGGGAAAAACGGCTGCCTTCCCATATTTCACAGCATCACCAAGGTTTCCGGTCATTTTTGTAAGGCCATAAATTTCTTCCCTGCTGAAAAATTCTGTTTTCTGCTGAATCGGGCACCACAGCACATCTGCTATCTGCATCCCTTTTTCAAAATCATCATTCGAAACCCTGTCTGAAAAATACTGGATGGAAACATTCTCAGGAAGTTTTTTGGATAATCTTTCAAGCTGTTTCAGCTCATTATCTTTAGCTTTTCCAAGAAATATAAATTCACATTTTTCTCCTGTTTTTAAATGTTCAATTGTTTTAAAAACGTGATGATAATCCCTTCTTTTCTGCGAAACACCTCCCGGAATAACGACGGTAAGGCCGTCTTTAGTCTGGTTTTCAAAATATTTATTGTAAAACAGAGGCAAAAACTGATATTTTTCTGATGAAATTTCTTCATCCAGCACCCATAAATTTCTGGAATTCCTATAGACTTTAGAACTGTAAAACAGTCCTTCTTTCCACCAAAGCTTCAATCTGTAGATCAGGTCGCCCTTAAAAATGCTCTTGATCAAAGCTATTTTTG
Protein-coding sequences here:
- a CDS encoding FkbM family methyltransferase; the protein is MSLYQKIAEKLQYISPSFYKKRYFKNLNNLTKDNFSARNVEPELVWIKEYLPKNAVILDIGANVGTFLYQLEHKLNHEHIYGFEPNKKLYRRLKRLFPGMRILPLALSDENTTAEFKVPIINGKLIASRGTLNTSYKEKGEERSYTEKVKVIKLDDWAAIEHFDRLDFIKIDVEGNEMKTLSGAQKIIRRFLPTLMVEMEQRHHASPIWKDISEVKSWGYEAKYLNRDSFKLELLTEEILVHNTNDEKNKTSYINNIIFTPKNH
- a CDS encoding N-acetylmuramidase family protein — its product is MKLLKYYTKAPEVLTLCEILYKLGYDLKITDSFTLEVDAAVKDFQQKNSLVVDGIVGVKTWAVLLEKDERPESQTQKFLQEADLIHFADEYSLELAAVKAVNEIESSGKGFLINNKPKILFEGHVFWNELKKRGIDPNSYYNSESRNVLYPKWTRAYYEGGVKEYDRLNEAISLDTNPEFKEAALSSASWGSFQIMGYHAKSLGYTDVDEFVSKMEMNEAEHLKAFGKFLEKNGCLVHLRSKNWAGFAKLYNGAGYKENKYDEKLAKAYAKYSYN
- a CDS encoding lipopolysaccharide biosynthesis protein, encoding MSVVARQGFKYSIIGYIGFLLGTISAIFIFPYNFEFYGKLRYILPTAEMLVPAVVLGISYSNVKFFHKVEKDGKKQNMLSLSLLTVFINFIIFMGVFFVLPYVFPKFRHSEAWKLKEMILPLILILSFCAIFNKYTSNYKRIVVSNIFDNLFPKIANLGAFCLFAYFLLSQEIAFAFFFGMFALMLFGYIYYTNKLERIELDFNTDYFKKDGFWKEFFNYSFFGFLGTFGNYLAINSFMIGEFMGMEEVGIYSVLYALISLISIPQLGLFNISAPIINKTLADGDMEELDRFHKKTSLSLYFLGAVLFSCIMVGFPYLTQFMPKNGTMLREYEPVVWIWGSAVLIDLATGFNGNIISLSKYYRFNILIMLLLAGLTVCLNYYFIKNTDLKLIGIALSTAISLTTYNVIKIAFNYFVFKVSPLTIEMIFVSIICTLAITVAIVLPNFNSNFINLVYKPAVVLILIYIGNHFTKVFPLEDYLNVKFIKSIFKFK